The following proteins come from a genomic window of Miscanthus floridulus cultivar M001 chromosome 2, ASM1932011v1, whole genome shotgun sequence:
- the LOC136535878 gene encoding rhodanese-like domain-containing protein 10 → MAMGAAAAASTCIRSASPGLPRCRVRAQATSWSGGAEALVRSGAVKAVRPRDAAEALGAEGFRLLDVRPEWERARASVRGSVHVPLFVGDDDMGPVTLLKKWVHLGYIGLWTGQGFTKMNDRFVEDVAAAVVAGDGGSKDAKLLVACGEGLRSLIAVRMLHDDGYRNLAWLAGGFSKCADGDFADVEGESKLQYATIGGASYIFLQILLLLGVVK, encoded by the exons ATGGCGATGGGTGCTGCGGCGGCCGCATCCACCTGCATCAGGTCCGCCTCCCCTGGCCTGCCCCGTTGTCGCGTCAGGGCGCAGGCGACGTCGTGGTCCGGAGGAGCCGAGGCGCTGGTGCGGTCGGGTGCGGTGAAGGCCGTGCGGCCGAGGGACGCGGCGGAGGCGCTGGGCGCCGAGGGGTTCCGGCTGCTGGACGTCCGGCCGGAGTGGGAGCGCGCCCGCGCCAGCGTGCGGGGCTCGGTGCACGTGCCGCTGTTCGTGGGGGACGATGACATGGGCCCCGTGACGCTGCTCAAGAAGTGGGTTCACCTCGGCTACATCGGGCTCTGGACCGGCCAGGGCTTCACCAAGATGAACGACCGCTTCGTTGAGGACGTCgctgccgccgtcgtcgccggcgaCGGCGGCAGCAAGGACGCCAAGCTTCTCGTCGCTTGTGGCGAAGGCCTCAG GTCGTTGATCGCGGTGAGGATGCTGCACGACGACGGGTACAGGAACCTGGCGTGGCTCGCCGGTGGGTTCAGCAAGTGCGCGGACGGCGACTTCGCAGACGTGGAGGGGGAGAGCAAGCTGCAGTACGCCACCATCGGGGGAGCGTCCTACATCTTCCTCCAGATCCTGCTGCTTCTGGGAGTGGTGAAATGA